GAAGGGTGTCGCGTCAGTTTTCAGGGTGGGTATGAGCGATAGCAGCAAAGCCGCCACGCCCGTCACCAGATGGACGATCTTGAACATTGGGTTTGGCTCACGTTGATAAGGCCGATCACAGGATGAGCTGGTCGCACGGTGCGCGTGAACGGTAGGCGCGAAAACGTGGCGGTCCAGCCTATGCACCCGGCACTGACAATCCGCACGGGTGGCACGCTGCCTATTTAACAGCAAAGGCGGGGGCTTCTCAAACCGATTGGCGCCGGCGGCTGTCCATGCTGCCTTGTGCCGCATGCGCCGACAGGCAACTCTTGTTAGAGTGTTTGCTGCCCGCTTGATGATCAAGCCTTATGGAAAGGGGAGCTTCATGGCAATCGATATCGGTATCAGTGAAGAAGATCGCAAGTCCATCGTCGATGGATTGTCCCGCCTGTTGTCGGATACTTATGTGCTGTATCTGAAAACCCATAACTTCCATTGGAACGTCACCGGTCCGTCGTTCCGTACCTTGCACCTGATGTTCGAGGAGCAATACAACGAACTGGCGCTGGCGGTCGACTCGATTGCCGAGCGTATACGTGCTCTCGGCTTCCCTGCGCCGGGCTCCTATGCTTTCTATGCCCGCCATTCATCGATCAAGGAAGAGGAAGGCGTGCCGCCTGCCGAGGA
This sequence is a window from Pseudomonas maumuensis. Protein-coding genes within it:
- a CDS encoding Dps family protein, with product MAIDIGISEEDRKSIVDGLSRLLSDTYVLYLKTHNFHWNVTGPSFRTLHLMFEEQYNELALAVDSIAERIRALGFPAPGSYAFYARHSSIKEEEGVPPAEEMIRQLVQGQEAVVRTARSIFPVVDKVSDEPTADLLTQRMQVHEKTAWMLRVLLDGN